From Brevibacillus marinus, a single genomic window includes:
- a CDS encoding enoyl-CoA hydratase/isomerase family protein, with translation MEDAVYTVVHKCHAEVILNRPKARNAINRQMWESLTAHLRQLEEDPNVPVVMITGAGTQAFSAGADFADLAACAGDPKLVDPILEAIEETMSTIEQMSKPVIAKVNGAAIGGGCELAAACDLRIAADTATFGIPAGRLGIAITWQDTRRLAALVGVGWAKELLLTGRIIDAETALRIGLATRVVPAADLHREAEALAEAVANMAALTVKAAKQYTLAVARGRELSSREEGLALAREAWASQDFQDRVKAAQAKRTASKAAAAGGEGR, from the coding sequence ATGGAAGATGCGGTCTATACCGTTGTTCACAAATGCCACGCAGAAGTGATTTTGAACCGGCCGAAAGCCCGCAACGCGATCAATCGGCAGATGTGGGAGTCCCTGACTGCCCATCTGCGGCAGTTGGAAGAAGATCCCAACGTGCCTGTGGTGATGATTACGGGTGCAGGCACGCAGGCTTTTTCCGCCGGTGCGGACTTCGCTGACTTGGCCGCGTGCGCTGGCGACCCGAAGCTGGTCGACCCGATCTTGGAAGCGATCGAAGAGACGATGTCAACGATCGAACAAATGTCCAAACCGGTGATCGCCAAGGTGAATGGAGCGGCCATCGGCGGCGGCTGCGAATTGGCGGCGGCCTGTGATCTGCGCATCGCGGCGGATACGGCCACGTTTGGCATCCCAGCCGGACGGTTGGGGATTGCGATCACGTGGCAGGATACCCGGCGGCTGGCAGCTCTGGTGGGTGTCGGCTGGGCAAAGGAGCTGCTTTTGACCGGGCGGATCATCGACGCGGAAACGGCGCTGCGCATCGGACTGGCGACACGGGTGGTGCCCGCCGCCGATTTGCACCGGGAAGCAGAGGCGCTTGCCGAAGCGGTGGCAAACATGGCAGCGCTTACAGTAAAAGCGGCGAAGCAGTACACGCTGGCTGTCGCCCGCGGCCGTGAGCTTTCCTCCCGAGAGGAAGGGCTGGCGCTGGCGCGGGAGGCGTGGGCCAGCCAGGATTTTCAGGACAGGGTGAAGGCAGCTCAGGCGAAGCGGACCGCAAGCAAGGCGGCTGCGGCAGGAGGTGAAGGCCGGTGA
- the pstA gene encoding phosphate ABC transporter permease PstA, translating into MNRLRKIKDTVYKWGFFAATLFGMLALVVLVVDILIQGLPRLNWDFLNNFPSFNPDRSGIKAALWGSVWVIALTAPMALVLGVATALYLEEYAKKNWFTRIIQTNISNLAGVPSIIYGILGLALFVRAMNLGPSILAGAFTMALLVLPIVTVAAQEAIRAVPQSLRHGAYALGASKWQTIRGIVLPSAAPGILTGMILSLSRAIGETAPLVVVGAFVFVRFLPQDPLDKFTVLPIQIYSWVSQPKQEFHELAASGIIVLLAVLLLMNATAIFLRNKYQKRF; encoded by the coding sequence ATGAACAGGCTGAGGAAGATCAAGGATACGGTTTACAAATGGGGATTTTTCGCTGCCACCTTGTTTGGTATGCTGGCTTTGGTGGTATTGGTCGTGGACATCCTCATTCAGGGGCTGCCCCGCTTGAATTGGGATTTCCTGAACAACTTTCCTTCCTTCAATCCGGACCGTTCCGGAATTAAAGCCGCCCTTTGGGGTTCGGTCTGGGTCATCGCGCTCACCGCTCCGATGGCCCTTGTGCTGGGCGTAGCTACCGCCCTGTATCTGGAGGAATACGCCAAGAAAAACTGGTTTACGCGCATCATTCAAACGAACATTTCCAATCTCGCGGGGGTTCCCTCGATTATCTACGGGATTCTCGGCCTTGCTTTATTCGTGCGGGCGATGAACCTCGGCCCCAGCATCCTGGCAGGGGCGTTTACGATGGCGCTGCTGGTGCTGCCGATCGTGACGGTGGCCGCGCAGGAAGCGATTCGTGCCGTTCCCCAGTCACTGCGGCATGGCGCCTATGCCCTGGGAGCGTCCAAGTGGCAGACGATTCGCGGCATCGTCCTGCCGTCGGCTGCCCCCGGCATTTTGACCGGGATGATCCTCAGCCTGTCGCGGGCGATCGGCGAAACGGCGCCATTGGTCGTGGTCGGCGCGTTCGTCTTCGTCCGTTTTCTGCCGCAAGATCCGCTCGATAAATTTACCGTACTGCCAATCCAAATCTACAGCTGGGTGTCGCAGCCCAAACAGGAGTTTCACGAACTGGCCGCATCGGGGATTATCGTCCTGCTGGCCGTGCTGCTGTTGATGAACGCGACCGCGATATTTTTGCGCAACAAGTATCAGAAGCGCTTCTGA
- a CDS encoding gluconate 2-dehydrogenase subunit 3 family protein, with protein sequence MRKASHYPSYNVWDEHEHWDPHTREIVARRRTPVVSYAFLTREEAMLVQTLAGVLTDEYRQEVLTFVTQHIDQLLRNPVGEGQRRADLPEKKTLYRSGLGGINELSHRLYRTDFIGLKQEQQEQLLSLIESGQAPQTPAWMQVAPKDFFKILLFDVVSAYYSHPLVWSDIGYGGPAYPRGYVRVEKGLTDPWEAVRDGK encoded by the coding sequence ATGAGAAAAGCGAGCCATTATCCCTCGTACAACGTGTGGGACGAACATGAACATTGGGATCCGCATACGCGCGAGATCGTCGCCCGGCGGCGTACGCCGGTGGTGAGCTATGCCTTTCTCACCCGCGAAGAGGCGATGCTGGTGCAAACGCTGGCCGGCGTGCTGACGGATGAGTATCGGCAGGAAGTGCTGACCTTTGTGACGCAGCATATCGATCAGCTGCTGCGAAATCCGGTGGGCGAGGGGCAGCGAAGAGCGGACCTGCCGGAGAAAAAAACGCTGTACCGGAGCGGGCTGGGGGGAATCAACGAACTGAGCCACAGGTTGTACCGTACCGACTTTATTGGGCTCAAGCAGGAGCAGCAGGAACAGCTGCTCTCTTTGATCGAATCCGGCCAGGCGCCGCAGACACCGGCCTGGATGCAGGTTGCGCCGAAGGATTTTTTCAAAATATTGTTGTTTGACGTGGTCAGCGCCTATTATTCCCATCCGCTGGTATGGTCCGACATCGGCTATGGCGGCCCTGCTTATCCGCGCGGCTATGTGCGGGTGGAGAAAGGCCTGACGGACCCTTGGGAGGCGGTGCGCGATGGAAAATAA
- a CDS encoding ArsR/SmtB family transcription factor: MEPSEMMYLLDMSELFKILGDKTRLAILALLHVQSLCVRDMVMILRVSQPSISQHLAKLKAQGLVKESKKGSWVLYSINEDCAPIVKAILEYLPDLKHQVRELESRGLKAAL, from the coding sequence ATGGAACCCTCAGAGATGATGTACCTTCTGGACATGTCCGAACTGTTCAAGATATTGGGTGACAAGACCAGGTTGGCCATTTTGGCCCTGCTGCATGTGCAGTCTCTCTGTGTGCGCGATATGGTGATGATCCTGCGGGTCTCGCAGCCGTCCATCTCGCAGCATCTCGCGAAGTTAAAGGCGCAAGGGCTTGTGAAAGAGAGCAAAAAAGGATCGTGGGTGCTCTATTCGATCAATGAAGATTGCGCCCCGATCGTGAAGGCGATCCTGGAATACCTGCCCGATTTGAAACACCAGGTGAGGGAGCTGGAAAGCCGCGGCTTAAAGGCGGCTTTGTAA
- a CDS encoding GMC family oxidoreductase, producing the protein MDKRKYKDGADVCIVGAGAAGGVLAHELAKAGLKVVVIEAGPFWNPQTDFASDELATRNLAWEATRLVDGADPLRLGHNNSGRGVGGGTVHFTGVFLRFHESDFKTRSEDGVGEDWPIAYEDLAPYYDKIEREIAVSGPKHYPWGPFRGPYPYPVREPISANAQLFREACEKLGMESVVAPLAILSAPFDGRPPCINRGFCNQGCMPNAKYSGLIHHIPKAIEHGAEVLSDCMVTQVLTDGSRVTGVLFDHEGTTYQQTARVVILAGFVIETPRLLLHSATPHFPDGLANSSGWVGKAIMPHSSHDVYGLLPTEVRLYKGTPVMALTQHFYETDKRRGFARGYTLLAHGARPVGMAAHIAAERADGRMLWGKQLREAMLDYNYYARVTLVGEVLPNPDNRVTLADSKDEYGMPLAKVTFSYGENDRKLIEHAVEQMNRIIEAMGGTTAHVVSDTAHLMGGCRMGDDPATSVVDSYGRCHDIPNLYIAGASVFVTSGGGNPTNTVMALAARTAEHLIEEMKRRNL; encoded by the coding sequence ATGGACAAGCGGAAATACAAGGACGGCGCGGATGTCTGCATCGTCGGCGCAGGAGCGGCAGGCGGGGTGCTGGCGCATGAATTGGCCAAGGCGGGGCTGAAAGTGGTAGTGATCGAAGCGGGGCCGTTTTGGAATCCGCAGACGGATTTCGCCAGCGATGAATTGGCTACCCGCAACCTGGCCTGGGAAGCGACGCGCCTCGTCGACGGGGCCGATCCGCTCCGCCTCGGGCACAACAATTCCGGGCGCGGCGTCGGCGGGGGGACGGTTCATTTTACCGGCGTGTTTCTTCGTTTTCACGAAAGCGACTTCAAAACGCGAAGCGAGGACGGGGTGGGCGAGGATTGGCCGATCGCCTACGAGGATCTCGCTCCCTACTACGACAAAATCGAACGGGAGATTGCCGTCTCCGGGCCCAAGCACTACCCCTGGGGGCCGTTTCGCGGTCCCTACCCTTATCCCGTGCGCGAGCCGATCAGTGCCAACGCCCAATTGTTTCGCGAAGCGTGTGAAAAGCTGGGGATGGAAAGCGTGGTGGCGCCGCTGGCTATTTTGTCCGCTCCCTTTGACGGCCGCCCGCCCTGCATCAATCGGGGCTTTTGCAACCAGGGCTGCATGCCCAATGCCAAGTACAGCGGACTGATTCACCACATCCCCAAAGCGATCGAGCATGGCGCGGAAGTGCTGTCGGACTGCATGGTGACGCAGGTGCTGACCGATGGCAGCCGGGTGACCGGCGTGCTGTTTGATCACGAGGGAACAACCTATCAGCAAACGGCGCGCGTCGTGATCCTGGCCGGGTTTGTCATTGAGACGCCCCGCCTGCTGCTGCACTCCGCCACGCCCCACTTCCCCGACGGGCTGGCCAACTCCAGCGGCTGGGTGGGCAAAGCGATCATGCCGCACAGCAGCCATGATGTGTACGGCCTGCTGCCCACGGAGGTGCGCCTGTACAAAGGGACGCCGGTCATGGCGCTGACGCAGCACTTTTACGAAACGGACAAACGGCGAGGATTTGCGCGCGGCTACACGTTGCTGGCGCACGGTGCGCGGCCGGTCGGGATGGCTGCGCACATCGCGGCGGAACGTGCGGACGGGCGGATGCTCTGGGGAAAACAGCTGCGGGAAGCAATGCTGGATTACAATTATTACGCGCGCGTTACCTTGGTCGGAGAAGTGCTGCCCAACCCGGACAACCGGGTAACGCTGGCCGACAGCAAAGACGAGTACGGCATGCCGCTGGCCAAGGTAACGTTCAGCTACGGCGAAAACGACCGGAAACTGATCGAGCACGCCGTCGAACAGATGAACCGCATCATTGAGGCGATGGGAGGAACTACCGCACACGTCGTGTCCGATACGGCTCACCTGATGGGTGGCTGCCGGATGGGCGATGATCCCGCCACGTCTGTCGTCGACTCGTACGGACGCTGTCACGACATACCCAACCTGTACATCGCCGGTGCCAGTGTCTTCGTCACATCCGGCGGCGGCAATCCGACCAACACGGTGATGGCCTTGGCCGCGCGAACGGCAGAGCACCTGATCGAGGAAATGAAGCGGCGAAACCTATAG
- a CDS encoding N-acyl homoserine lactonase family protein, with amino-acid sequence MRGLRLYLFTCGSLQFDPAVFLPDQPRGEKVEGPIPFYLLEHPKGRVLVDTGCHPAVADDPAAAWGGLTRAFYPNVREADLAPQQLRRIGIDPDAIDTVVCTHLHMDHAGGNSLFPNARFLVHRKEWEAVQDESLEGKGYFRQDWNHPLNYVFVEDGYDLFGDGSAVLRALPGHSLGHMGLILQLERSGTVVLAIDAAPMVRNIGGPLPRNVTDVQVAQRSVDTLRELAARGARVICGHDPQQWQSLPLAPAYLD; translated from the coding sequence GTGAGGGGACTTCGTCTGTACCTGTTTACCTGCGGCTCTCTGCAGTTTGACCCGGCGGTTTTTCTGCCTGACCAGCCGCGCGGGGAGAAAGTGGAAGGCCCGATTCCCTTTTACCTGCTGGAGCATCCCAAAGGCCGGGTGCTGGTGGATACCGGCTGCCATCCTGCCGTGGCGGACGATCCGGCAGCCGCCTGGGGCGGCTTGACGCGGGCCTTCTACCCGAACGTGCGGGAAGCGGACCTCGCGCCGCAGCAGCTGCGGCGAATCGGCATCGATCCGGACGCGATCGATACGGTGGTGTGCACGCATCTGCACATGGATCACGCGGGCGGCAACAGCCTGTTCCCCAACGCCCGCTTCCTGGTTCACCGCAAGGAGTGGGAGGCTGTGCAGGATGAGTCCCTGGAGGGGAAAGGGTATTTTCGCCAGGATTGGAACCACCCCTTGAACTACGTGTTTGTGGAGGACGGGTACGATTTGTTTGGTGATGGCAGCGCCGTGCTGCGGGCACTCCCCGGCCACTCGCTCGGCCATATGGGCTTGATCCTGCAGCTGGAGCGGAGCGGTACCGTGGTGCTCGCCATTGACGCCGCGCCGATGGTGCGAAACATCGGCGGACCGCTGCCGCGCAATGTAACGGATGTACAGGTCGCGCAGCGCTCGGTGGATACGCTGCGCGAGCTGGCCGCACGAGGCGCACGGGTGATTTGCGGGCACGATCCGCAGCAGTGGCAAAGCTTGCCGCTGGCTCCCGCATATCTCGATTGA
- a CDS encoding SDR family NAD(P)-dependent oxidoreductase, whose product MDLQLHNKVVLVTGSGQGIGREIGIAFAKEGAHVVFHYLSSATGAEEAAREARKLGVKSMAVQADITRRDQVREAIARVEEELGGIDVLVNNAAYVKQQRFLESTPEDWAPQIEVTITGMLHVTQAVLQGMVNRKSGAIINITGDSGRVGESGLVVTATARAAAVGFTRSLAKEAARYGIRVNCVSLGLVQTPSFAQHVGKAAPEVMQRIISAYPLRRLGQPEDVPPAVLLLASPLSSWVTGQVYAVNGGYSMV is encoded by the coding sequence ATGGATCTGCAACTGCATAACAAGGTCGTCCTGGTTACGGGCAGCGGCCAAGGTATCGGCCGCGAGATCGGGATCGCTTTCGCGAAAGAGGGAGCACATGTGGTCTTTCACTACCTGAGCTCGGCTACCGGTGCGGAAGAGGCGGCGCGGGAGGCGAGGAAGCTCGGGGTAAAATCGATGGCCGTGCAGGCGGACATCACGCGCCGCGATCAGGTGCGTGAGGCGATTGCGCGGGTGGAGGAGGAACTGGGCGGGATCGACGTGTTGGTCAACAACGCGGCGTACGTAAAGCAGCAGCGGTTCCTGGAATCAACGCCGGAAGACTGGGCGCCGCAAATCGAGGTGACGATTACGGGCATGCTGCACGTGACCCAGGCGGTGCTGCAGGGAATGGTCAACCGGAAGAGCGGGGCGATCATCAACATTACCGGCGATTCGGGCCGGGTGGGCGAATCGGGACTGGTGGTAACCGCCACCGCGCGGGCGGCAGCGGTGGGCTTCACCCGCTCCCTGGCGAAAGAAGCGGCCCGCTACGGCATCCGCGTCAATTGCGTCTCGCTGGGTTTGGTGCAGACGCCCAGCTTCGCCCAACATGTGGGAAAGGCCGCACCAGAAGTGATGCAGCGGATCATTTCGGCCTATCCGCTCCGCCGGTTGGGGCAGCCGGAGGACGTTCCGCCTGCTGTGCTGCTGCTGGCTTCCCCGTTGTCCAGTTGGGTGACCGGCCAGGTCTACGCGGTCAATGGCGGCTATTCGATGGTCTAA
- a CDS encoding class I SAM-dependent methyltransferase, producing MFTLADFQDAVEQQLLHNRNKSLFYELPNGRLVVKPSEGTAELLKHRAKDILAFLQSAKAEGTYNQLLEDMAAKTIQLFMAVNQYLDFRRDDAQRLQNMYGEVLERVCVLANHGEVSEKAIDQLFTAHYKNLQAFLLESNGTEIFKKYKETPALFQVTCAEYTPEFQMKILEIDVNTLKQPVLDVGCGERAGFVHFLRQHGIEAYGMDRNLTDPAHFLWKLNWLESPFPANTWGTIISHMAFSNHFTHHHVKADGAYAQYARKYMEILHSLKLGGSFMYSPPLPFIEKIVTTANQSFAVETRERSTKVVRLR from the coding sequence ATGTTTACCTTGGCGGATTTTCAGGATGCAGTCGAACAACAGTTACTTCATAACCGAAACAAAAGTCTTTTTTATGAGTTGCCCAATGGGCGGCTGGTTGTAAAGCCCTCTGAAGGGACTGCTGAATTGTTAAAACACCGCGCGAAAGACATCTTGGCGTTTCTCCAGTCTGCAAAAGCAGAAGGTACCTATAACCAATTACTGGAGGATATGGCGGCCAAAACAATCCAATTATTTATGGCAGTGAATCAGTATTTGGATTTTCGGCGAGATGATGCTCAAAGACTGCAAAACATGTATGGAGAAGTATTGGAACGAGTCTGTGTGCTCGCGAATCACGGGGAAGTTTCGGAAAAAGCAATTGATCAATTGTTTACCGCTCATTATAAAAATTTGCAGGCTTTCCTGTTGGAGTCAAATGGAACGGAAATCTTTAAAAAGTACAAAGAAACCCCCGCTTTATTCCAGGTAACATGCGCGGAATATACCCCTGAATTTCAGATGAAAATACTTGAAATCGATGTAAACACGCTGAAACAGCCTGTTTTAGATGTAGGCTGCGGTGAACGCGCCGGATTCGTCCATTTTCTGAGACAACATGGAATAGAGGCATATGGAATGGATCGAAACCTTACCGATCCGGCCCATTTCTTATGGAAGCTGAATTGGCTGGAATCTCCTTTCCCAGCAAACACGTGGGGGACGATCATTTCCCATATGGCTTTTTCCAACCATTTTACACATCACCACGTAAAAGCCGATGGAGCTTATGCACAGTATGCCCGGAAGTATATGGAGATCCTGCATTCGTTAAAGCTTGGCGGAAGCTTTATGTATTCGCCCCCCCTGCCTTTCATTGAAAAAATCGTCACGACAGCGAACCAATCATTTGCCGTGGAAACCCGTGAACGTTCGACCAAGGTGGTTCGGCTAAGATGA
- a CDS encoding glutaredoxin family protein, with product MAKQVIVYTQPTCGPCQEEKIWLTAQGVAFEDRNIRENDTYFREAIQLGASQTPVTLVIHENGERSVIHGFDKEALQQALNS from the coding sequence ATGGCCAAACAAGTCATTGTCTACACGCAGCCGACGTGCGGCCCGTGCCAGGAGGAAAAGATCTGGCTGACGGCGCAAGGGGTTGCTTTTGAGGACCGCAACATCCGCGAAAACGACACCTACTTCCGCGAGGCGATTCAACTGGGTGCGTCGCAAACACCGGTAACGCTGGTGATCCATGAAAACGGCGAACGGTCGGTTATTCACGGATTCGACAAAGAGGCGCTCCAACAAGCGCTGAACAGCTGA
- the pstB gene encoding phosphate ABC transporter ATP-binding protein PstB: protein MSIIETRNLNLYYGQHHALQNINVDIEEKSITAFIGPSGCGKSTFLRTLNRMNDMIPHVKITGSVKIAGEDIYQSNVDVEILRKNVGMVFQQPNPFPKSIYDNITFGPKLHGITNRAELDEIVERSLKQAALWDEVKDVLKKPAYGLSGGQQQRLCIARALAVNPQILLMDEPTSALDPISTAKIEELLDELKQTYTIVIVTHNMQQAARISDKTAFFLNGELVEYDATPVIFQNPRDKRTEDYITGRFG from the coding sequence GTGAGCATCATTGAAACGCGAAACCTGAACTTATACTACGGACAGCACCATGCGCTGCAGAACATCAACGTGGATATTGAAGAAAAAAGCATTACGGCGTTTATCGGCCCATCCGGCTGCGGCAAATCCACCTTTTTGCGCACGCTCAACCGGATGAACGACATGATTCCCCATGTGAAAATTACCGGCAGCGTAAAGATTGCCGGTGAAGATATATATCAGAGCAATGTGGACGTCGAGATCCTGCGGAAGAATGTGGGGATGGTGTTTCAACAGCCCAACCCGTTTCCCAAAAGCATTTACGACAACATCACGTTTGGTCCGAAGCTGCACGGCATTACCAACCGGGCGGAGCTGGACGAGATTGTGGAAAGAAGCCTGAAGCAGGCGGCGCTGTGGGACGAAGTCAAAGACGTGCTGAAAAAACCGGCCTACGGCTTGTCCGGCGGGCAGCAGCAGCGTCTGTGCATCGCCAGGGCGTTGGCCGTCAATCCGCAGATTCTGCTGATGGATGAACCAACGTCCGCGCTCGACCCCATCTCGACGGCGAAGATCGAGGAACTGTTGGACGAATTGAAACAAACCTATACCATTGTGATCGTCACGCACAACATGCAGCAGGCGGCGCGGATTTCTGACAAAACGGCATTTTTCCTCAATGGCGAGTTGGTCGAATACGATGCCACACCCGTGATTTTCCAAAATCCGCGCGACAAGCGCACGGAAGATTACATCACCGGCCGGTTTGGCTGA
- the fahA gene encoding fumarylacetoacetase: MRRSFIEVAADSHFPIQNLPYGVFRPRQGGSPRIGVAIGEYVLDLSVLDEAGLFDATSVGGKKIFHQPSLNRFMALGRPVWREVREQIQRLLDAAEPTLRDDAALRSKAFFRQHEVEMLLPAEIGDYTDFYASKDHATNVGIMFRGKENALMPNWTHLPVGYHGRSSSIVLSGTDVRRPLGQMKPGDAVAPVFGPCRQLDFELEMACLIGPGNEQGKPIAVERAEDHIFGLVLLNDWSARDIQAWEYQPLGPFLAKNFATSISPWVVTLEALEPFRVSGPKQDPAPLPYLRTTAPGSFDIQLEVYLKGEKMEEPQRITRSNFRYLYWSMAQQIAHHTIGGCNLRTGDLLASGTISGPEKESRGCLLELAWRGLEPLQMNNGEQRVWLEDGDELTITGWCQGDGYRVGFGEVTGKILPALAWPE, from the coding sequence ATGAGACGCTCATTTATCGAGGTAGCGGCCGATTCGCATTTTCCCATTCAAAATCTGCCCTATGGCGTGTTCCGTCCGCGGCAAGGCGGCTCTCCGCGGATTGGGGTGGCGATCGGCGAGTACGTGTTGGACCTGTCTGTGCTGGACGAGGCGGGACTGTTTGACGCCACTTCGGTGGGAGGGAAAAAAATCTTTCACCAGCCCTCGCTCAATCGCTTTATGGCACTGGGGCGCCCGGTCTGGCGGGAGGTGCGGGAGCAGATCCAGCGGCTGTTGGACGCGGCGGAACCAACCCTGCGGGACGACGCTGCCCTGCGCAGCAAAGCCTTTTTTCGGCAACATGAGGTCGAGATGCTCTTGCCGGCGGAAATTGGCGATTACACTGACTTCTACGCTTCCAAAGATCACGCGACAAATGTGGGGATCATGTTCCGCGGCAAAGAAAACGCCTTGATGCCCAACTGGACGCACCTGCCGGTGGGATATCACGGACGTTCCAGTTCGATTGTGCTGAGCGGCACCGACGTGCGCCGCCCGCTTGGCCAGATGAAGCCGGGCGACGCAGTGGCGCCGGTGTTTGGCCCATGCCGCCAGCTTGACTTTGAACTGGAAATGGCGTGCTTGATTGGACCTGGCAACGAACAGGGCAAACCGATTGCCGTTGAGCGTGCGGAAGATCATATTTTTGGCCTGGTCCTGCTCAACGACTGGAGCGCCCGCGACATTCAGGCCTGGGAATACCAGCCGCTTGGTCCCTTCCTGGCGAAAAATTTCGCCACCTCGATTTCCCCGTGGGTGGTAACGCTGGAAGCGCTGGAGCCTTTTCGCGTCAGCGGCCCCAAGCAGGATCCCGCACCGCTGCCCTACCTGCGGACAACCGCGCCCGGATCGTTTGATATTCAGCTGGAGGTCTACCTGAAGGGAGAGAAAATGGAGGAACCGCAGCGCATCACAAGAAGCAATTTCCGCTATCTGTACTGGTCGATGGCGCAGCAAATTGCCCACCATACGATCGGCGGGTGCAACTTGCGGACAGGAGACCTGCTCGCCTCCGGGACGATCAGCGGGCCGGAGAAAGAGTCGCGGGGCTGTCTGCTCGAGCTGGCCTGGCGCGGCCTGGAACCGCTGCAAATGAACAACGGAGAGCAGCGGGTGTGGTTGGAGGATGGCGATGAGCTGACGATTACCGGTTGGTGTCAGGGCGATGGGTATCGCGTCGGATTCGGCGAGGTTACCGGCAAAATCCTGCCGGCATTGGCCTGGCCCGAATAA